A single region of the Microtus ochrogaster isolate Prairie Vole_2 chromosome 2, MicOch1.0, whole genome shotgun sequence genome encodes:
- the Zdhhc19 gene encoding probable palmitoyltransferase ZDHHC19 has product MPLKDTMALVKEPQPLPVVPLPWFFPSLFAAFNVMMLVFVSGLFFGFPCRWLAQNGEWVFPAVTGPLFVLTFYSLVSLNFSDPGILHRGSTTEDPMTIHVVSVNQRAFRLQWCPKCCFHRPPRTCHCPWCNICVEDFDHHCKWVNNCIGHRNFRLFMLLILSLCLYSGALLVSCLMFLIHTRHLPFSVDKVMAILVALPAAGFLIPLVLLLLIHAVSVSAAERSCENKCGFHQEHNPFDQGFARNWYLTMCAPLGPKYMSDVVCLQRPVGTEWIYEKIQLSPPCPPKHCSPGPPVLQLQPQAQPQPQPPLTAQKRTSGSGEVAIVLQEIDASPRLSLLSEAPRRGSSRRSQSLDPLNLRLPV; this is encoded by the exons ATGCCTTTGAAAGACACCATGGCACTTGTGAAGGAACCGCAGCCGCTACCTGTGGTCCCTTTGCCATGGTTCTTCCCGAGCCTGTTTGCCGCCTTCAATGTGATGATGCTGGTCTTTGTGAGTGGCCTCTTCTTCGGGTTCCC TTGCAGGTGGCTGGCTCAGAACGGGGAGTGGGTCTTCCCAGCCGTCACAGGCCCACTCTTCGTCCTCACCTTCTACAGTCTCGTTTCGCTCAACTTCTCAGATCCTGGTATCTTACATCGAG GCTCCACCACCGAGGACCCCATGACGATACATGTGGTGAGTGTGAACCAAAGGGCCTTCCGCCTGCAGTGGTGCCCAAAATGCTGCTTTCATCGCCCTCCCCGGACCTGCCACTGCCCCTGGTGCAACATTTGTGTGGAG GACTTTGATCACCATTGCAAGTGGGTCAATAACTGCATCGGTCACCGCAACTTCCGTCTCTTTATGCTGCTGATTCTGTCCCTCTGCCTCTACTCCGGCGCCCTGCTGGTCTCCTGCCTGATGTTCCTAATTCACACAAGACATCTGCCCTTCTCCGTGGACAAGGTTATGGC TATCCTGGTGGCTCTGCCGGCTGCGGGCTTCCTGATCCCGCTCGTCCTGCTGCTGCTGATCCATGCTGTATCTGTGAGCGCGGCGGAGCGCTCCTGCGAGAACAAG TGCGGGTTCCATCAAGAACACAACCCCTTTGACCAGGGCTTTGCCAGGAACTGGTATCTGACGATGTGCGCGCCACTGGGTCCCAA gtacATGTCCGACGTTGTCTGTCTGCAAAGACCTGTGGGGACAGAATGGATTTATGAGAAGATACAGCTTTCGCCACCATGTCCTCCTAAACACTGTTCCCCAGGTCCTCCTGTGCTGCAGCTCCAGCCCcaagcccagccccagccccagcctccacTCACGGCACAGAAACGGACTTCAGGAAGTGGTGAGGTGGCCATTGTTCTCCAGGAG ATTGATGCCAGCCCACGGCTGTCTTTGCTGTCCGAGGCCCCTAGACGAGGCTCGTCCCGGCGCTCACAGAGCCTGGACCCCCTGAACCTACGCCTCCCGGTCTGA